The proteins below are encoded in one region of Manis javanica isolate MJ-LG chromosome 8, MJ_LKY, whole genome shotgun sequence:
- the RCN2 gene encoding reticulocalbin-2 isoform X1 yields MRPGAGPAVLGLLLLCAAGAGAGDAEEQHYPQGEHRGDFDREALLGGQEEVDEYVKLTPEEQHKRLKSIIKKIDLDSDGFLTESELSTWIQMSFKHYAMQEAKQQFVEYDKNSDGSVSWDEYNIQMYDRVIDFDESTALDDAEEESFRQLHLKDKKRFEKANQDSGPGLNLEEFIAFEHPEEVDYMTEFVIQEALEEHDKNGDGFVSLEEFLGDYRRDPTASEDPEWILVEKDRFVNDYDRDADGRLDPQEVLSWVVPNNQGIAQEEALHLIDEMDLNNDRKLSVAEILENRDLFLSSEATDYGRQLHDERLYRDEL; encoded by the exons ATGCGGCCGGGCGCCGGGCCCGCCgtgctggggctgctgctgctgTGCGCCGCGGGGGCGGGCGCCGGGGACGCCGAGGAGCAGCACTACCCGCAGGGCGAGCACCGCGGCGACTTCGACCGCGAGGCGCTGCTGGGCGGCCAG GAAGAAGTCGATGAATATGTTAAACTCACCCCCGAAGAGCAACACAAAAGACTGAAGTCAATCATAAAGAAAATTGACTTGGACTCGGACGGCTTTCTCACCGAAA GTGAACTCAGTACATGGATTCAAATGTCTTTTAAACATTATGCTATGCAAGAAGCGAAACAGCAGTTCGTTGAATATGATAAAAACAGCGATGGTAGCGTGTCATGGGATGAATACAACATCCAGATGTATGACCGTGTCATCGACTTTGATGAGAGCACTGCTCTGGATGACGCAGAAGAGGAGTCTTTTAGGCAG ctTCATTTAAAGGACAAAAAACGATTTGAGAAAGCTAACCAGGATTCAGGTCCTGGTCTGAATCTTGAAGAATTTATTGCTTTTGAGCACCCTGAAGAAGTTGATTACATGAcg GAATTTGTCATTCAAGAGGCTTTAGAAGAACATGACAAAAATGGTGACGGCTTTGTTAGTTTGGAAGAATTTCTTGGTGACTACAGGCGGGATCCAA cAGCCAGTGAAGACCCAGAGTGGATACTTGTTGAGAAAGACAGATTCGTGAACGATTACGACAGAGATGCGGATGGCAGGCTTGACCCCCAAGAGGTGTTATCTTGGGTGGTACCCAATAATCAGGGCATCGCACAGGAGGAG GCTCTTCATCTAATTGATGAAATGGATCTGAATAACGACAGGAAGCTCTCTGTAGCGGAGATTCTGGAGAACCGCGACTTGTTCCTGAGCAGCGAGGCCACCGACTACGGCAGGCAGCTCCACGATGAGCGCCTCTACCGCGACGAGCTTTAG
- the RCN2 gene encoding reticulocalbin-2 isoform X2, with translation MRPGAGPAVLGLLLLCAAGAGAGDAEEQHYPQGEHRGDFDREALLGGQEEVDEYVKLTPEEQHKRLKSIIKKIDLDSDGFLTESELSTWIQMSFKHYAMQEAKQQFVEYDKNSDGSVSWDEYNIQMYDRVIDFDESTALDDAEEESFRQEFVIQEALEEHDKNGDGFVSLEEFLGDYRRDPTASEDPEWILVEKDRFVNDYDRDADGRLDPQEVLSWVVPNNQGIAQEEALHLIDEMDLNNDRKLSVAEILENRDLFLSSEATDYGRQLHDERLYRDEL, from the exons ATGCGGCCGGGCGCCGGGCCCGCCgtgctggggctgctgctgctgTGCGCCGCGGGGGCGGGCGCCGGGGACGCCGAGGAGCAGCACTACCCGCAGGGCGAGCACCGCGGCGACTTCGACCGCGAGGCGCTGCTGGGCGGCCAG GAAGAAGTCGATGAATATGTTAAACTCACCCCCGAAGAGCAACACAAAAGACTGAAGTCAATCATAAAGAAAATTGACTTGGACTCGGACGGCTTTCTCACCGAAA GTGAACTCAGTACATGGATTCAAATGTCTTTTAAACATTATGCTATGCAAGAAGCGAAACAGCAGTTCGTTGAATATGATAAAAACAGCGATGGTAGCGTGTCATGGGATGAATACAACATCCAGATGTATGACCGTGTCATCGACTTTGATGAGAGCACTGCTCTGGATGACGCAGAAGAGGAGTCTTTTAGGCAG GAATTTGTCATTCAAGAGGCTTTAGAAGAACATGACAAAAATGGTGACGGCTTTGTTAGTTTGGAAGAATTTCTTGGTGACTACAGGCGGGATCCAA cAGCCAGTGAAGACCCAGAGTGGATACTTGTTGAGAAAGACAGATTCGTGAACGATTACGACAGAGATGCGGATGGCAGGCTTGACCCCCAAGAGGTGTTATCTTGGGTGGTACCCAATAATCAGGGCATCGCACAGGAGGAG GCTCTTCATCTAATTGATGAAATGGATCTGAATAACGACAGGAAGCTCTCTGTAGCGGAGATTCTGGAGAACCGCGACTTGTTCCTGAGCAGCGAGGCCACCGACTACGGCAGGCAGCTCCACGATGAGCGCCTCTACCGCGACGAGCTTTAG